In Pelosinus sp. UFO1, one genomic interval encodes:
- the csaB gene encoding polysaccharide pyruvyl transferase CsaB, which yields MSEIVISGYYGFGNAGDEAMLAAMIEVLTELASDIKITVLSGNPEDTRRRHGVAAIYRLNYPEIARTLSRSQLLISGGGSLLQDVTSERSLYYYLSIMMLAKKLGTPVMLYAQGIGPVRGTLARSAMRYIGNMVDLITVRDEGSLAELKRLRVVKPPIHVTADPVLAMHQVDKQIGRRILQKAGVEGTAPLIGISVREWKDWKHYKQALVEVADQLAVEFGAKIVFLPMQWPEDCSVSKKMAIRTKKQSIVLDEEYTTSELLSLVGNFNVLIGIRLHALIFAAVMHVPMVGISYDPKIDRFLESLGECHVGTLQNIDSQMLVEKVRQLWPTSTGMNPSKAKQSAQLRDKAFQNAELALELISQRKCGKA from the coding sequence ATGAGTGAGATTGTTATTTCAGGGTACTACGGTTTTGGTAATGCCGGTGATGAAGCAATGTTGGCAGCCATGATTGAAGTATTAACTGAACTTGCATCAGATATAAAGATTACGGTACTTTCGGGTAATCCAGAGGATACTCGCAGGCGCCATGGAGTAGCGGCTATCTATCGATTAAATTACCCGGAGATTGCCCGAACTTTATCACGAAGCCAGTTACTGATTAGCGGTGGTGGCAGCTTGCTCCAGGATGTGACGAGTGAGCGGAGTTTATATTATTATCTAAGCATTATGATGCTGGCTAAAAAATTAGGTACGCCTGTGATGCTCTATGCCCAAGGTATAGGGCCTGTACGGGGAACCTTGGCGAGAAGTGCTATGCGTTATATTGGCAATATGGTAGATTTAATTACTGTACGAGACGAAGGCTCTCTTGCTGAATTAAAAAGACTTAGAGTAGTGAAGCCACCCATTCACGTTACTGCGGATCCTGTGCTAGCAATGCACCAAGTGGATAAGCAGATTGGTAGAAGAATTTTGCAAAAGGCTGGTGTTGAAGGTACAGCACCACTAATTGGTATTTCCGTTCGAGAATGGAAGGATTGGAAACATTATAAACAGGCCCTCGTGGAAGTCGCTGACCAATTAGCAGTGGAATTTGGGGCTAAAATTGTGTTTTTACCCATGCAGTGGCCAGAGGATTGTTCCGTATCAAAAAAAATGGCCATTCGCACAAAAAAACAATCTATTGTATTAGATGAAGAGTACACGACGAGTGAGTTGTTATCCTTAGTAGGGAATTTTAATGTATTAATAGGTATACGGCTTCATGCTTTGATTTTTGCTGCCGTTATGCATGTCCCTATGGTTGGCATTTCTTACGATCCGAAGATTGATCGTTTTCTTGAGTCTTTGGGAGAGTGTCATGTAGGAACACTGCAAAATATAGATAGTCAGATGTTGGTTGAGAAGGTGCGGCAGCTATGGCCTACGAGTACAGGGATGAACCCTTCGAAGGCGAAACAGAGTGCCCAGTTACGGGATAAAGCGTTTCAGAATGCAGAGTTAGCGTTGGAACTTATTTCTCAAAGAAAGTGCGGGAAGGCATAA
- a CDS encoding transketolase has translation MAEKLTQEKVSQLESYAKSIRSNIVAMVTEAQSGHPGGSLSAADILTTLYFAEMNVNPSDPHQVDRDRFVLSKGHAAPVLYATLAEKGFFPKEELLTLRKIDSRIQGHPSMKSLPGIDMSTGSLGQGLSAASGMALAARLDGRTNRVYAVLGDGELEEGMVWEAAMFAAHYKLDNLTAFVDFNGLQIDGPVSEVLSPLPIPEKWQAFNWHVIEIDGHDIQAIYAAIQTAKTIKGKPTMIVATTIKGKGVCEMENKADWHGKAPSREQCELFMAQLNDLESK, from the coding sequence ATGGCTGAAAAACTAACGCAAGAAAAAGTATCTCAATTAGAGAGTTATGCAAAATCCATTCGCTCTAATATTGTAGCAATGGTTACGGAGGCTCAATCGGGTCACCCAGGGGGTTCCCTATCCGCAGCTGATATTTTAACAACATTATATTTTGCTGAAATGAATGTAAATCCGAGTGATCCTCATCAGGTTGACCGTGATCGTTTTGTTTTGTCAAAAGGACATGCAGCTCCTGTCTTGTATGCAACGTTGGCAGAAAAGGGCTTTTTCCCCAAGGAAGAACTATTGACATTGCGTAAGATTGACAGTCGTATCCAAGGACATCCTAGCATGAAGAGTTTACCTGGGATTGATATGTCCACAGGTTCCCTAGGACAGGGCTTAAGTGCTGCATCGGGTATGGCCTTAGCTGCTCGTCTTGATGGACGTACCAATCGCGTATACGCAGTTCTTGGAGATGGGGAACTAGAAGAAGGAATGGTATGGGAAGCAGCCATGTTTGCTGCTCATTACAAATTGGATAATCTAACAGCTTTTGTTGATTTTAACGGATTACAAATCGATGGTCCTGTTTCAGAAGTACTTTCACCACTGCCTATACCAGAAAAATGGCAAGCTTTTAATTGGCATGTTATTGAGATTGATGGACATGATATCCAAGCTATTTATGCTGCGATTCAAACTGCAAAAACAATAAAAGGCAAACCTACCATGATCGTTGCCACAACCATAAAAGGGAAAGGCGTATGTGAAATGGAAAATAAAGCAGATTGGCATGGCAAAGCGCCTAGTCGCGAGCAGTGTGAATTGTTTATGGCACAATTAAATGATCTCGAATCAAAATAA
- a CDS encoding DUF5693 family protein yields the protein MKQFTYNRILVALIAIGLVAALSIVWQRHKVEENNTTVEMVMEYEDVLELAQLEGAPIDALMQRIKDAGITSLAVYETTLEKLNKSGKVTSLSGAQLLQQYHTGMLSDIVWRNLVETGRIKAEDVYVIGRDPQVFAEVKEDLSKRLSPERVTLLDSQKQILSVKANYEKVIKWNLGLPTDEMRYVASQGFWVVARPSNYSKVQESDVLGVFDRLAGIDKVSSLMFTGDEALGYPDLLPVTLKKVKEKQLTLDLIEHPLQLQFFKQEGLVPMAVANDYKAARVYVIPKDEQPKLKQAEAVQRWIVTDQERNIRVNLLRKYDKAEPGKTLIETNLEYVADVRDGLINSGFTIGRAGTYQPYFPNKFLLAIIALGAVAAGVLFLTLVRPFSPKYQYGLLLLLGLIFTFPLVKGSGDVVRQAVALFSAIIFPVLAMTWQIDRWRGMTIQGRKPLIGIIRDGIGGLIITVILSMIGGMYVAAVLGDVRFFLEMEIFRGVKLTFVAPLLLITVVYLTRYNLLATEQENRKDVWQQVVKLLNYPVQIKTLVIFALVALAGWVFVGRSGHTAGVPVPDIELKMRAFLERVMFARPREKEFMIGHPAFFLAVMALYRQWPRVVHYTLVVVATIAQGSLVETFAHIRTPVFMSFVRGIDGMVAGIGMGILAVIGVQLLCYLSVVLGRRPTENE from the coding sequence TTGAAACAGTTTACATATAATCGGATATTAGTAGCATTGATTGCAATTGGCTTAGTCGCAGCCTTATCTATTGTATGGCAGCGTCATAAGGTAGAAGAAAACAATACAACCGTTGAAATGGTTATGGAATATGAAGATGTTCTTGAATTGGCACAGCTTGAGGGTGCTCCTATAGATGCTTTGATGCAACGAATTAAGGATGCAGGTATTACTTCCCTCGCAGTCTACGAGACTACCTTAGAAAAATTAAATAAAAGCGGTAAGGTGACGTCTCTTTCTGGTGCCCAATTGTTACAGCAATACCATACCGGTATGCTGAGTGATATTGTTTGGCGGAACTTGGTAGAGACAGGGCGTATTAAAGCGGAAGATGTATATGTAATTGGTCGTGACCCACAAGTTTTTGCCGAGGTTAAGGAAGATTTAAGCAAGCGCTTAAGTCCTGAAAGGGTAACCCTTCTTGACAGTCAAAAACAGATTTTATCTGTTAAAGCTAATTATGAAAAAGTAATTAAATGGAATCTTGGGTTGCCTACGGATGAGATGCGTTATGTGGCAAGCCAAGGATTTTGGGTCGTAGCTCGGCCTAGTAACTATTCAAAAGTACAAGAATCAGATGTGTTAGGTGTGTTTGACCGATTAGCAGGTATAGATAAGGTTTCTTCGTTAATGTTTACTGGAGATGAAGCATTAGGGTATCCAGATCTTTTACCCGTAACCTTGAAAAAGGTCAAAGAAAAACAGCTAACCTTAGACTTAATTGAACATCCATTACAGCTGCAGTTCTTCAAACAAGAAGGTCTTGTGCCTATGGCGGTTGCCAATGATTATAAGGCAGCGCGAGTTTATGTGATTCCCAAAGATGAACAGCCTAAGTTAAAGCAGGCAGAAGCTGTACAGCGCTGGATCGTAACGGATCAAGAGCGTAATATACGTGTTAATCTTTTGCGAAAGTATGACAAAGCGGAACCAGGCAAGACCCTTATAGAAACTAATTTGGAATATGTGGCCGATGTGCGTGATGGTTTGATCAATAGCGGTTTTACCATAGGGCGTGCCGGTACATACCAACCTTATTTCCCTAATAAATTTTTATTAGCGATCATTGCACTTGGTGCAGTAGCTGCAGGAGTATTGTTTTTGACGTTAGTGCGTCCTTTCTCCCCTAAATACCAATATGGATTGTTGCTGCTTCTAGGTCTTATCTTTACATTTCCTTTAGTAAAAGGGAGTGGGGATGTGGTTCGCCAGGCTGTCGCCTTATTTAGTGCGATTATTTTTCCTGTTCTGGCCATGACCTGGCAAATTGATCGTTGGAGAGGTATGACTATTCAAGGTCGTAAACCTCTAATTGGTATTATTAGAGATGGGATCGGTGGTTTAATAATTACCGTTATACTGTCAATGATTGGTGGTATGTATGTCGCTGCTGTACTTGGTGATGTGCGTTTTTTTCTCGAAATGGAAATATTCCGTGGCGTAAAATTAACCTTTGTTGCTCCTCTTCTCTTAATTACCGTCGTGTATTTAACTCGGTATAATTTATTGGCAACGGAGCAAGAAAATCGTAAAGATGTTTGGCAGCAAGTAGTAAAATTGCTGAATTATCCTGTACAAATTAAAACCTTAGTGATATTTGCTTTAGTAGCTCTAGCCGGATGGGTATTTGTGGGTAGATCGGGTCACACTGCAGGTGTGCCTGTACCTGATATTGAACTTAAAATGCGGGCTTTTTTGGAGAGAGTAATGTTTGCTAGACCTCGGGAAAAAGAGTTTATGATAGGGCATCCTGCCTTTTTCCTCGCAGTGATGGCCTTGTATCGCCAATGGCCAAGAGTAGTACACTATACCTTAGTTGTAGTTGCTACTATCGCTCAAGGTTCTCTAGTAGAAACCTTTGCCCACATACGCACTCCTGTCTTTATGTCTTTTGTCCGTGGTATAGATGGTATGGTAGCAGGGATTGGTATGGGTATATTGGCGGTAATTGGTGTACAGTTGCTCTGCTATTTGTCTGTTGTCCTAGGAAGGAGACCTACTGAGAATGAGTGA
- a CDS encoding YitT family protein translates to MMRKIAWRDYLGITLGALITAISLNMFLIPNKIAAGGVSGLATVLYYLLNWPVGVIMLVFNVPLFIIGLKVLGARYGINTLFGAAMLSIMIDLTAPFTPVLTSDLLLNSLYGGVVGGIGMGLVFRSKGNTAGTALAAVILNKILGIRIGQAMMAADFFVIVFAGLAFKSAELSLYALISMFVTGQIVDLVQEGPSTSKAFFVMSNQPKQVAAAIINEMDRGVTVLQAKGGYTGESRETLLCVVSTSEVTQLKEVIYQIDPKAFVIVTTAHEVLGEGFTEVNKG, encoded by the coding sequence ATGATGAGGAAAATAGCATGGCGTGATTATTTGGGAATTACCCTAGGCGCCTTGATTACTGCGATTAGTTTGAATATGTTTTTAATTCCAAATAAAATAGCAGCGGGCGGCGTAAGTGGTCTAGCAACAGTACTTTATTATTTGTTAAACTGGCCGGTCGGTGTAATTATGCTGGTCTTTAATGTTCCTTTGTTTATTATTGGTCTTAAAGTATTAGGGGCCCGTTATGGGATTAATACTTTATTTGGTGCTGCTATGTTGTCCATAATGATTGATCTTACGGCTCCTTTTACCCCTGTGCTAACATCGGATTTATTGTTAAATTCGTTGTACGGTGGAGTGGTGGGCGGTATTGGTATGGGATTGGTATTTCGGTCCAAGGGCAATACGGCTGGAACGGCCTTAGCTGCTGTTATTCTCAATAAAATACTAGGAATCCGAATTGGGCAAGCTATGATGGCAGCCGATTTTTTTGTAATTGTGTTTGCAGGTTTAGCCTTTAAAAGTGCTGAACTTTCCTTATATGCTTTAATCTCCATGTTTGTTACAGGTCAAATTGTTGATCTAGTGCAAGAAGGACCTAGTACATCCAAGGCCTTTTTTGTTATGAGCAACCAACCGAAACAGGTGGCTGCTGCCATTATCAATGAAATGGATCGGGGTGTGACTGTACTGCAAGCAAAGGGTGGCTACACTGGGGAGTCTAGGGAAACATTATTGTGTGTGGTAAGCACCAGTGAGGTAACTCAACTCAAAGAGGTGATTTACCAAATTGATCCTAAGGCTTTTGTAATTGTGACAACAGCGCATGAAGTATTAGGCGAAGGATTTACAGAAGTAAACAAGGGTTAA
- a CDS encoding GNAT family N-acetyltransferase, producing the protein MQYRIQGNSENVNWQEVCNVLREAGLATHSAELTRKAFENSYRVVFVFNNESLIGVGRAISDGAYQAAIYDIAVLPSYQGKNIGRLVVEEILKGLEDMNIILYASPGKEPFYRKIGFHKMLTGMARFTKERVMRERGFIE; encoded by the coding sequence ATGCAATATCGAATCCAAGGAAATAGTGAAAATGTTAATTGGCAAGAAGTTTGCAATGTACTCCGCGAAGCAGGCTTGGCAACTCATTCTGCAGAATTGACGAGGAAAGCATTTGAAAATAGCTACCGTGTAGTATTTGTATTTAATAATGAATCGTTAATTGGGGTAGGTCGGGCTATTTCAGATGGTGCGTACCAGGCAGCGATTTACGATATTGCTGTTCTCCCTTCCTATCAAGGAAAAAACATTGGCAGACTGGTTGTTGAAGAGATTCTTAAGGGTTTAGAGGATATGAATATCATCTTGTATGCAAGTCCAGGAAAAGAACCATTTTATCGCAAAATTGGCTTTCACAAAATGCTTACAGGGATGGCAAGATTTACGAAGGAAAGAGTAATGCGTGAAAGAGGCTTTATTGAATAA
- a CDS encoding site-2 protease family protein: MKAWQVVSLGRKMLGKLALFLVGLIAMLKMGSGVTMAVSMVLSIFVYAMAFGMSFAIGFVLLLLLHEWGHLMAAKVVGLNVSRPVFLPFIGAIIRIKELPRNAKMEANVAIGGPAMGTLSALICLAFYLWTDSLLLLVLSYTACLLNLFNLIPCDPLDGGRIAVAITHRLWWLGSLVIGGLYLYTYNFFLLLFFLFSLYRIWKNVDLKDDYNYYHLTLSQRLAVAWWYFGLVIVLGATTLYIGAIFNGR, translated from the coding sequence ATGAAGGCATGGCAAGTAGTCAGTTTGGGTAGAAAGATGCTGGGTAAGTTAGCCCTTTTTTTAGTAGGCTTGATTGCCATGTTAAAGATGGGATCTGGGGTAACCATGGCTGTATCTATGGTGCTTTCTATATTTGTTTATGCAATGGCCTTTGGTATGTCTTTTGCGATTGGTTTTGTGCTCTTACTTCTGCTTCATGAATGGGGACATTTAATGGCAGCAAAGGTAGTTGGTCTAAATGTTTCTCGCCCTGTATTTCTTCCCTTTATTGGGGCAATTATAAGAATCAAGGAATTGCCTCGTAATGCAAAAATGGAAGCCAACGTAGCAATCGGTGGACCGGCGATGGGAACTTTAAGTGCATTGATTTGTTTAGCCTTCTACTTATGGACGGATAGTCTTTTGTTATTAGTTCTTTCCTATACTGCCTGTTTACTAAATTTATTTAATCTAATTCCCTGCGACCCCCTGGATGGAGGTCGTATTGCCGTTGCCATTACCCATCGTCTTTGGTGGTTAGGAAGTCTTGTGATTGGGGGGTTATATTTATATACTTATAATTTTTTCCTGCTTTTATTTTTTTTGTTTTCTTTATATCGGATTTGGAAAAATGTCGACCTGAAGGATGATTACAATTATTATCACCTTACGCTAAGTCAGCGATTAGCAGTCGCTTGGTGGTATTTTGGCTTGGTAATTGTGTTAGGGGCGACGACATTATACATTGGCGCAATCTTTAACGGCAGGTAA
- a CDS encoding DUF2993 domain-containing protein: MTKGLRLVVAVLILVVAAELLLPTILSDIVAKGMMGLVGSEQVAVTLTKRPALYMLGGKFDEIALSAQQVKGDKIQFAQMDITLKNAQLDMGALLTRKVVALQSVGDVDIKAIVTQEELAKYLNQSVKGVKNAVVDITSDKIKATSTFALGGFANVAVSMEGKVVGDGQKIKFVTERFLINNRMTGNIGGTLLTEIPLVDLNKLPFHVNVRDIVMESGKVNLYLDNRPH; encoded by the coding sequence GTGACAAAGGGCTTGCGTCTTGTAGTGGCAGTACTTATTTTGGTAGTAGCAGCAGAGCTACTGCTGCCAACGATACTATCTGATATTGTGGCTAAGGGTATGATGGGGCTTGTAGGGAGTGAGCAAGTAGCAGTCACCCTAACTAAAAGGCCTGCTTTATACATGTTAGGTGGTAAGTTTGATGAAATTGCTCTTAGCGCCCAACAGGTAAAAGGGGATAAAATTCAGTTTGCCCAGATGGATATAACATTGAAAAATGCCCAGTTAGATATGGGGGCACTCTTAACGCGCAAGGTAGTCGCCCTTCAATCTGTTGGTGATGTAGATATTAAGGCTATAGTTACGCAAGAAGAGTTAGCCAAATACTTGAACCAATCTGTAAAAGGGGTAAAAAACGCAGTCGTGGATATTACCTCGGATAAGATAAAGGCGACAAGTACGTTTGCCCTTGGCGGTTTTGCCAATGTGGCTGTGAGCATGGAAGGCAAAGTAGTAGGCGATGGCCAAAAAATCAAGTTTGTTACGGAACGATTTTTAATTAATAATAGAATGACAGGCAATATTGGTGGTACTCTTTTAACAGAGATTCCTCTAGTGGATTTAAATAAGTTACCATTCCACGTAAATGTTCGTGACATTGTAATGGAAAGTGGGAAAGTGAATTTATATTTGGATAACCGCCCCCACTAG
- a CDS encoding transketolase family protein, producing MGLATREAYGDILKELGEKHKDIVVLDADLSKSTKTAVFKKAFPERFFNVGIAEQNLMGIGAGLAASGKIPFVSTFAMFAAGRAFEQIRNSICYPKLNVKIAATHAGLTVGEDGASHQSIEDISLMRSIPNMTVIVPADAEETRKAVAFAATYDGPVYIRLGRMSVPDLFAADYTFELGKAVQLVDGKDVTIIATGIMVATAKQAAEELAAAGISARVLNIHTIKPIDREAIIKAASDTGAIVTCEEHSIIGGLGSAVAEVVVENNPVPMERVGVMDTFGESGTPSSLLVKYHLTAEDIVAAAKKAVSRKK from the coding sequence ATGGGGTTAGCAACTCGTGAAGCATATGGAGACATACTAAAAGAACTTGGCGAAAAACATAAGGATATTGTGGTATTGGATGCGGATTTATCAAAATCGACCAAGACAGCAGTATTTAAGAAAGCCTTTCCTGAGCGTTTTTTTAACGTAGGAATTGCAGAACAAAATTTAATGGGGATTGGGGCAGGTCTAGCAGCGAGTGGTAAGATTCCTTTCGTATCTACCTTTGCAATGTTTGCTGCAGGTCGTGCTTTTGAACAAATTCGTAATTCAATTTGTTATCCAAAACTTAATGTAAAGATTGCCGCAACCCATGCTGGTTTGACAGTTGGTGAAGATGGAGCTTCTCACCAATCCATTGAAGATATTTCTTTAATGCGCAGCATTCCAAATATGACAGTCATTGTGCCTGCAGATGCAGAAGAGACCCGTAAAGCTGTGGCTTTTGCGGCTACCTATGATGGTCCTGTTTATATTCGCTTGGGCCGTATGTCAGTGCCAGATTTATTTGCCGCTGATTATACTTTTGAACTTGGTAAGGCAGTACAGCTTGTAGATGGTAAAGATGTTACCATTATTGCCACAGGAATTATGGTGGCAACTGCAAAACAAGCCGCCGAAGAACTTGCTGCTGCTGGAATCTCAGCAAGAGTTCTTAACATACATACCATTAAGCCAATTGATCGGGAAGCAATTATTAAGGCAGCTTCTGACACAGGTGCAATTGTCACTTGTGAAGAACATAGCATTATTGGTGGCCTTGGCAGTGCTGTTGCCGAAGTAGTAGTAGAAAATAACCCAGTACCAATGGAACGTGTAGGTGTAATGGATACCTTTGGTGAGTCCGGAACTCCTAGTTCTCTATTAGTAAAATATCATTTAACAGCAGAAGATATTGTAGCTGCTGCCAAGAAAGCAGTTAGTCGGAAGAAATAA
- the prfB gene encoding peptide chain release factor 2 (programmed frameshift), translated as MLLEDLRVQIAAFEQKLVEVRASLDVAGKEERISLLEDQMGGPGFWDDTNTAQKVAQELNVLKDSVAQFEQLSTEYEDLGLLWQMGMEEKDESVYPEVVAAIDKMTQDIERLEVALMLSGEHDGSNAILTLHAGAGGTEAQDWAQMLLRMYVRYAEKNGYKVETMDFLAGDEAGVKSATILVSGPNAYGYLKSEKGVHRLVRISPFDASGRRHTSFAAVDVMPEIDDNVEIDINMADVRVDTYRASGAGGQHINKTDSAVRMTHIPTGSIVQCQTQRSQIKNREQCMKMLRAKLYELERQKQENIKNELGGDYQAIEWGSQIRSYVFHPYNMVKDHRTSAEVGNVHAVMDGELNIFIEAFLKSGK; from the exons TTGTTGTTAGAAGATTTGCGAGTGCAGATTGCTGCTTTTGAACAAAAATTAGTTGAAGTGAGGGCTTCTCTT GACGTTGCTGGCAAAGAAGAGCGTATTTCTCTATTAGAAGATCAGATGGGCGGGCCAGGATTCTGGGATGACACGAATACTGCCCAAAAAGTGGCTCAGGAACTAAATGTACTTAAAGATAGTGTTGCTCAATTTGAACAGCTATCCACTGAATATGAAGACTTAGGTTTGCTGTGGCAAATGGGTATGGAAGAAAAGGATGAAAGTGTATACCCAGAAGTAGTGGCAGCCATTGATAAAATGACTCAAGATATTGAACGTTTGGAAGTTGCCTTAATGCTCTCGGGAGAACATGATGGTAGTAATGCCATACTTACGTTGCATGCCGGGGCTGGTGGTACGGAAGCACAGGACTGGGCTCAAATGTTACTTCGGATGTATGTGCGTTATGCAGAGAAGAATGGCTACAAGGTTGAGACCATGGACTTTTTGGCTGGTGATGAAGCCGGCGTGAAGAGTGCTACCATTTTGGTATCCGGGCCAAATGCCTATGGATATTTAAAATCCGAGAAAGGGGTACACCGCCTAGTGCGTATTTCTCCTTTTGATGCCAGTGGTCGTCGTCATACCTCTTTTGCGGCAGTTGATGTTATGCCAGAAATTGATGACAATGTGGAAATTGACATCAATATGGCAGATGTTCGAGTTGATACTTATCGCGCCAGTGGTGCTGGTGGGCAGCATATTAATAAGACGGACTCTGCTGTACGCATGACTCACATTCCAACAGGCAGTATCGTGCAATGTCAAACCCAACGTTCTCAAATTAAAAATCGGGAACAGTGTATGAAAATGCTGCGGGCTAAGTTGTATGAATTAGAACGGCAGAAACAGGAGAATATAAAAAATGAGCTTGGCGGCGATTACCAAGCAATTGAGTGGGGCAGCCAAATTCGTTCCTACGTATTTCATCCTTACAATATGGTAAAAGATCACCGTACTAGCGCGGAAGTGGGCAATGTTCACGCCGTTATGGACGGAGAATTAAACATCTTCATCGAAGCTTTTTTAAAAAGCGGGAAGTAG